The following are encoded together in the Hoplias malabaricus isolate fHopMal1 unplaced genomic scaffold, fHopMal1.hap1 scaffold_264, whole genome shotgun sequence genome:
- the LOC136680221 gene encoding uncharacterized protein: protein MEEDLESFLRSRGVSEEDLDKMKRDKIDRSVLLIMTDEERAKYIRSYGDRLAVISFCKQKDICADKGTLLERLKQKIFARRTGSKQHEPDIATTLENGMSRHNNKNAQKSSRRLEIGWLHFSKNDYHQVRTRNGGGTRHMLLDKYTTVAQIMEMGKNLFFQNGHSPKGAEEDFTFTICDFKRNQVSMESTLFQLYEECKLKMLRLYICTKEKVSSVMIHETSSDSDDNTEWPSSKSLPHRSLTEEILKEQGLQRHKRQKMFDVSQNQHSSAAPSETLADEVPGPLNYLHSTPNEGRSYAVMHSTQDFQDENIIHISSHAEECLNETGIVQSSHELQDTPREYEVPEFNNQAHNEMQQLILIPEDSEIEVGHPYYETVDELASTIEWDFEYNHKDITKNDERNEVQDVVSTENDPPSPSSVGPVNAEDLQHVQQNIEISCTQEESFAPAESVVEKRYAVIRRVNVVDDLLDIFMDSKIMKVGLKMEFKNERALDDNGVSREVYTAFWTEFLEQCEGEEERVPRLRPDFSEAQWQALGRIWAKGYIDHGIIPVRLSKAFILACIFGIDAVDEDVLMSSFFNYLSASELSVVEKALKGRIGDDDKEDLLDLFSRMGSHSLPCKENTRIAIETMAHKAILQEPKFIMDCFSHSLTSAQLNLADKESVMHLYACKRPTSKKVCEMLQTSSVFLSQKEQTTFSYLQRYIRNVDQRKLEMFLRFCTGSSVICTEKIDVSFNAVSGLSRRPVAHTCGAVLEVPSTYSSYPEFRTEFDNILSGDFFSMDIL from the exons ATGGAGGAGGACCTTGAAAGTTTCCTGAGGTCAAGAGGAGTGTCAGAGGAGGACCTGGATAAAATGAAAAGGGACAAG ATTGACAGGTCTGTCCTCCTCATTATGACAGATGAAGAAAGGGCAAAGTATATTAGGTCATACGGTGATCGGCTGGCTGTTATTTCCTTTTGCAAACAGAAAGATATTTGTGCTGACAAAGGAACTCTTTTAGAAAGACTGAAACAGAAAATCTTTGCAAGAAGAACTGGGTCAAAACAACACGAGCCAGATATAGCAACCACACTGGAAAACGGGATGTCAAGACATAACAataagaatgcacaaaaaagcTCAAGAAGACTCGAAATTGGGTGGCTTCACTTTTCCAAAAATGACTATCATCAAGTGAGGACAAGGAATGGAGGTGGAACAAGGCATATGTTGCTTGATAAATATACAACAGTTGCTCAGATTATGGAAATgggaaaaaatctttttttccaaaatggCCACTCACCTAAAGGAGCAGAAGaggactttacatttacaatttgtgattttaaaagaaatcaaGTCTCTATGGAAAGCACACTCTTCCAGCTCTATGAAGAATGTAAACTGAAAATGCTGAGACTTTACATCTGCACAAAAGAAAAAGTTTCTTCAGTCATGATCCATGAAACATCTTCAGACAGTGATGACAACACAGAATGGCCTTCTTCAAAGAGTTTACCTCACAGATCTCTCACTGAAGAG attttgaAAGAACAGGGACTACAAAGACACAAAAGACAAAAGATGTTTGATGTCAGCCAGAACCAGCATAGCAGTGCTGCACCCTCTGAGACCTTAGCTGATGAAGTCCCAGGGCCTTTAAATTACCTACATTCAACACCAAATGAAGGTAGAAGCTATGCAGTCATGCACTCCACCCAGGACTTTCAAGATGAGAATATAATACACATTTCGTCTCATGCAGAAGAATGTCTGAATGAAACTGGCATAGTGCAGTCCTCACATGAACTCCAGGACACTCCTAGAGAATATGAGGTGCCTGAATTCAACAATCAAGCACACAATGAAATGCAACAATTGATTTTGATACCAGAAGATTCAGAAATAGAAGTTGGACACCCATATTATGAAACGGTTGATGAGCTTGCATCAACAATAGAGTGGGATTTTGAGTATAACCACAAGGATATAACAAAG AATGATGAGAGGAATGAAGTCCAAGATGTGGTATCTACAGAAAATGACcctccatcaccatcatcagtgGGTCCTGTTAATGCAGAAGATTTACAACATGTACAG CAAAACATAGAAATTTCTTGCACACAAGAGGAGTCTTTTGCACCTGCAGAATCAGTGGTTGAGAAACGGTATGCTGTAATACGTCGGGTTAACGTTGTGGATGACCTTTTAGACATATTCATGGACAGCAAAATAATGAAAGTTGGTCTAAAGATGGAGTTCAAAAATGAGCGGGCCCTGGATGACAATGGAGTTTCAAGGGAGGTTTACACTGCTTTCTGGACAGAATTTCTGGAACAGTGTGAGGGTGAAGAAGAGCGAGTGCCAAGGTTGAGACCTGATTTCTCTGAAGCACAGTGGCAAGCACTTGGAAGAATCTGGGCAAAGGGTTACATTGATCATGGTATAATTCCAGTGAGACTATCAAAGGCTTTCATTTTAGCTTGCATATTTGGAATTGATGCAGTGGATGAAGATGTCCTTATGTCTTCTTTCTTCAACTATTTGTCTGCTAGTGAGCTATCAGTTGTTGAAAAGGCACTTAAAGGCAGAATTGGAGATGATGACAAGGAAGACTTGCTTGACCTTTTCTCAAGGATGGGGTCACACAGCCTTCCTTGCAAAGAAAACACACGCATTGCCATTGAAACAATGGCACATAAAGCCATTCTTCAAGAGCCAAAATTTATAATGGACTGTTTCTCTCATAGTCTTACCAGTGCACAGCTGAATCTGGCAGACAAAGAGAGTGTGATGCATCTGTATGCATGCAAAAGGCCAACAAGCAAAAAAGTTTGTGAAATGTTACAAACATCCTCTGTGTTTCTATCTCAAAAGGAGCAAACAACATTCAGTTACTTGCAGCGCTACATTAGAAATGTTGATCAGCGTAAACTAGAGATGTTCTTACGCTTTTGCACTGGTTCATCTGTAATTTGCACAGAGAAGATAGATGTAAGTTTCAATGCTGTATCTGGTTTGAGCCGAAGGCCTGTAGCTCATACTTGTGGAGCTGTACTCGAAGTTCCTTCAACATATAGCTCCTATCCAGAATTTCGCACAGAATTTGATAACATCTTGTctggtgattttttttccatggacatactataa
- the LOC136680220 gene encoding uncharacterized protein: protein MEQLAEFYFDLGLKYKDIASLLSGKHGYVIGERQLKRLLRSMGLSRRKDYSNLHSVITFVQSQLQSSGQLHGYRWMYAKCRLNGLRVRKEDVRLILKELDPRGVALRRAKRLCRRNYFSKGPNFIWHLDSYDKLKHYGICINGCIDGFSRKIIWLNAYTTSSDPRLVGGYYIQAVQRLGGCPEIVRGDCGTENGHVRDFQFFLRRNRHGSIESYLDGASTANQRIESWWGFLRKECMQFWIALFADLKERGLFDGEFLDKSLLQFSCMGLIQDELDDTADVWDSHTIRPSKNDSVPSGRPNTMYGLPELYGTRDFLHSAEDEDIHTCKTECTFRQSVPCDPDVYDLCNIIMAESQLTLPRDPYQAIDLYIFLRDVIKSSM, encoded by the exons atggagcagctcgctgaattttactttgatcttggactgaaatataaagacattgCATCTCTTCTCAGCGGTAAACATGGATATGTTATTGGGGAGCGCCAACTGAAACGTTTGTTGCGGTCTATGGGACTTTCTAGAAGGAAGGATTACTCTAATCTACATAGTGTTATTACTTTCGTTCAGTCGCAACTGCAGAGCTCGGGACAACTCCATGGATACCGATGGATGTATGCTAAATGTAGATTAAATGGGCTTCGAGTGAGAAAGGAGGATGTCCGTTTGATTCTCAAGGAGTTAGACCCCAGAGGGGTCGCACTCAGAAGAGCAAAGAGGCTGTGTAGACGGAATTATTTTTCAAAAGGACCAAACTTCATCTGGCACTTAGACTCCTATGATAAGCTGAAGCATTATGGAATTTGCATCAATGGATGTATAGATGGGTTTTCCAGGAAAATAATCTGGCTGAATGCTTATACTACCAGTAGCGACCCAAGGTTGGTTGGAGGCTATTACATCCAAGCAGTTCAGCGTTTGGGGGGCTGCCCAGAAATCGTGAGAGGAGACTGTGGGACAGAAAATGGACACGTACGTGATTTTCAATTTTTCCTCAGAAGGAATCGCCATGGAAGCATAGAGAGCTATCTGGATGGAGCAAGCACAGCCAACCAGAGAATAGAAAGCTGGTGGGGTTTCTTAAGGAAAGAATGCATGCAGTTTTGGATAGCTCTCTTTGCTGACCTCAAGGAAAGGGGGCTCTTTGATGGAGAATTTCTGGACAAAAGCCTTCTTCAGTTCTCCTGCATGGGCCTCATACAG GATGAGCTGGATGACACTGCAGACGTGTGGGATTCGCACACCATCAGACCATCAAAGAATGACAGTGTTCCTAGTGGCCGGCCAAACACAATGTATGGACTGCCAGAACTGTATGGAACCAGAGACTTTCTTCATTCAGCTGAAGATGAGGACATTCATACATGCAAAACTGAATGTACATTTCGCCAGTCAGTGCCATGTGATCCAGATGTATATGACCTTTGTAATATAATTATGGCTGAATCCCAGTTGACACTCCCAAGAGATCCATATCAAGCTATtgatttgtacatatttttgaGAGATGTTATAAAATCATCTATGTAG